One part of the Solanum dulcamara chromosome 8, daSolDulc1.2, whole genome shotgun sequence genome encodes these proteins:
- the LOC129899454 gene encoding histidine-containing phosphotransfer protein 1-like isoform X2: MESLANLQKQFMDFISALYREGFLDDQFLQLQKLQDESNPDFVFEVVSLFFEDSEKLINNLAAALQLQIVDFKQVDSHVHQFKGSSSSIGAQRVKNACMAFKTFCEEKNIEGCVQCLQHVKHEYSLVKSKLETLLRLEQQILAAGGRIPDLS; encoded by the exons ATGGAAAGTTTAGCAAATTTGCAGAAACAGTTTATGGACTTCATTTCAGCTTTGTACCGTGAG GGATTCTTGGATGATCAGTTTCTTCAGCTTCAGAAATTGCAAGACGAGAGCAACCCAGACTTTGTTTTTGAAGTAGTTTCACTTTTCTTTGAAGATTCAGAAAAACTTATCAACAATCTGGCTGCAGCTCT tCAACTACAGATTGTGGATTTTAAGCAAGTTGATTCCCATGTCCACCAGTTCAAGGGTAGCAGTTCCAG CATAGGTGCACAAAGAGTAAAGAATGCTTGTATGGCTTTCAAAACCTTCTGCGAAGAGAAGAACATTGAAGG GTGTGTGCAATGTCTGCAGCACGTGAAACATGAATACTCTCTTGTGAAGAGCAAACTTGAAACCTTGTTGAGG CTGGAGCAGCAAATCTTGGCGGCCGGTGGTAGGATTCCTGACCTGTCATAG
- the LOC129899454 gene encoding histidine-containing phosphotransfer protein 1-like isoform X3, whose product MESLANLQKQFMDFISALYREGFLDDQFLQLQKLQDESNPDFVFEVVSLFFEDSEKLINNLAAALQLQIVDFKQVDSHVHQFKGSSSSIGAQRVKNACMAFKTFCEEKNIEGCVQCLQHVKHEYSLVKSKLETLLRLVHKIAAGAANLGGRW is encoded by the exons ATGGAAAGTTTAGCAAATTTGCAGAAACAGTTTATGGACTTCATTTCAGCTTTGTACCGTGAG GGATTCTTGGATGATCAGTTTCTTCAGCTTCAGAAATTGCAAGACGAGAGCAACCCAGACTTTGTTTTTGAAGTAGTTTCACTTTTCTTTGAAGATTCAGAAAAACTTATCAACAATCTGGCTGCAGCTCT tCAACTACAGATTGTGGATTTTAAGCAAGTTGATTCCCATGTCCACCAGTTCAAGGGTAGCAGTTCCAG CATAGGTGCACAAAGAGTAAAGAATGCTTGTATGGCTTTCAAAACCTTCTGCGAAGAGAAGAACATTGAAGG GTGTGTGCAATGTCTGCAGCACGTGAAACATGAATACTCTCTTGTGAAGAGCAAACTTGAAACCTTGTTGAGG CTTGTTCATAAAATTGCAGCTGGAGCAGCAAATCTTGGCGGCCGGTGGTAG